The Rhodoferax sediminis genome has a segment encoding these proteins:
- the rpsD gene encoding 30S ribosomal protein S4 — protein MARYLGPKAKLSRREGTDLFLKSARRAIGDKAKFDSKPGQHGRTSGARTSDYGLQLREKQKVKRMYGVLERQFRRYFEEADRRKGNTGANLLFLLECRLDNVVYRMGFGSTRAEARQLVSHKAITVNGQSVNIPSYMVKTGDVVAVRDKSKKQNRVVEALQLAQQVGIPAWVDVNADKGEGTFKKVPDRDEFAADVNESLIVELYSR, from the coding sequence GTGGCACGCTATCTCGGCCCCAAGGCCAAACTCTCCCGCCGTGAAGGCACGGACCTTTTCCTCAAGAGCGCGCGCCGCGCCATCGGGGACAAGGCGAAATTCGACTCCAAGCCCGGTCAGCACGGGCGCACCTCGGGTGCCCGCACGTCCGACTACGGCCTGCAATTGCGCGAAAAACAAAAAGTCAAGCGCATGTATGGCGTGCTGGAGCGCCAGTTCCGCCGCTACTTCGAAGAGGCGGATCGCCGCAAGGGCAATACCGGCGCCAATCTGCTGTTCCTGCTGGAGTGCCGTCTGGATAACGTCGTGTATCGCATGGGTTTCGGCTCCACGCGCGCCGAAGCACGCCAGTTGGTGTCGCACAAGGCCATCACGGTCAATGGCCAGTCGGTGAACATTCCGTCGTACATGGTCAAGACTGGCGATGTTGTTGCAGTGCGCGACAAGTCCAAGAAGCAGAACCGTGTCGTCGAAGCCCTTCAATTGGCGCAACAGGTGGGTATTCCCGCGTGGGTCGATGTCAACGCCGACAAGGGCGAAGGCACCTTCAAGAAGGTACCTGATCGCGATGAGTTTGCCGCCGATGTCAACGAGTCGTTGATTGTCGAGTTGTACTCACGCTGA
- the rpsK gene encoding 30S ribosomal protein S11, with the protein MAKAPANNAAQRVRKKVRKNVSDGVAHVHASFNNTIITITDRQGNALSWASSGGQGFKGSRKSTPFAAQVASEVAGRAALEQGIKNLDVEIKGPGPGRESSVRALAALGIRITSIADVTPVPHNGCRPQKRRRI; encoded by the coding sequence ATGGCCAAGGCTCCCGCCAATAACGCCGCACAACGTGTGCGCAAAAAAGTCCGCAAGAATGTGTCGGACGGCGTTGCACACGTTCACGCGTCGTTCAACAACACCATCATCACGATCACTGACCGTCAAGGCAACGCCCTTTCATGGGCGTCGTCGGGTGGCCAGGGATTCAAGGGCTCGCGCAAATCCACGCCTTTCGCTGCACAGGTGGCGTCGGAAGTGGCCGGACGCGCTGCGCTCGAGCAGGGGATCAAGAACCTTGATGTAGAGATCAAGGGTCCGGGCCCAGGCCGTGAATCCTCGGTTCGTGCGCTCGCAGCGCTGGGTATCCGCATTACGTCGATTGCCGACGTGACGCCGGTGCCGCATAACGGCTGCCGCCCGCAAAAACGCCGTCGTATCTAA
- the rpsM gene encoding 30S ribosomal protein S13 gives MARIAGINIPPHQHAEIGLTAIFGIGRTRARKICEACEIAYSKKVKDLTDGDLEKIRDQVAQLTIEGDLRRETTMNIKRLMDIGCYRGFRHRRGLPMRGQRTRTNARTRKGPRKAAAALKK, from the coding sequence ATGGCACGTATCGCTGGTATTAATATTCCGCCGCATCAGCACGCTGAAATCGGCTTGACCGCCATTTTTGGCATTGGTCGCACCCGCGCTCGCAAGATTTGCGAAGCTTGTGAGATCGCCTATTCCAAAAAGGTCAAGGATCTGACGGATGGCGACCTTGAGAAAATCCGCGATCAGGTCGCGCAACTCACCATCGAGGGCGATCTGCGCCGCGAAACCACCATGAACATCAAGCGATTGATGGACATTGGCTGCTATCGCGGTTTCCGCCACCGTCGTGGGTTGCCGATGCGTGGTCAGCGTACGCGCACGAATGCACGTACTCGCAAGGGCCCGCGCAAAGCAGCAGCGGCATTGAAGAAATAA
- the rpmJ gene encoding 50S ribosomal protein L36, with translation MKVSASVKKICRNCKIIRRKGVVRVICTDPRHKQRQG, from the coding sequence ATGAAAGTTTCGGCTTCGGTCAAAAAAATTTGCCGCAACTGCAAAATCATCCGCCGTAAAGGCGTGGTTCGCGTGATCTGCACCGATCCGCGGCACAAGCAGCGCCAAGGTTGA
- the infA gene encoding translation initiation factor IF-1, whose protein sequence is MSKDDVIQMQGEVVENLPNATFRVKLENGHIVLGHISGKMRMHYIRILPGDKVTVELTPYDLSRARIVFRAK, encoded by the coding sequence ATGTCAAAAGACGATGTCATCCAGATGCAGGGGGAAGTGGTTGAAAACCTGCCCAATGCAACGTTTCGTGTGAAGCTGGAAAACGGCCATATCGTGTTGGGCCACATCTCGGGAAAAATGCGGATGCACTACATCCGGATTTTGCCGGGGGATAAAGTCACGGTTGAGTTGACGCCCTACGATTTATCGCGGGCTCGCATTGTGTTCCGGGCTAAATAG